The genomic interval gaaccaactataccatgTCTGAGGCATACACCGTATCCTGTGCTCTCTTGGACTTTCTCTGTCTGCGATCCTGACAGCCTCACGCTAACGCATCAGCTCTAGAAAGGCATTGAAGCAAAGGtggagaggatgagatAGATGGCACAGTAATGATAGGGGACAAAAATGGGAAGCTTTCTAATTTAGAAATAATGTACGTGATGGATgtaaagaataaaaaaataTACGAAATTAATGAATGCCATCTTCAACTCGCACACCCAAACTTATTTACGCCGCCACCAAAGTGAACACATCTCGTCATTAGAAATATAAAACCTCAATTCATCTTGCCTATCTATagacaaaaacaacaatggGCTACACACTGGCAGTCATCGGCTGCGGTACTATGGGCGTGGCCATCCTCTCTGGCGTCTTTTCATCCCTCGAAACCCGAGCAACTCTTCCATCCTCAAGCAACCCTTCGTTAGAGCCGTCATCTGGCATTTCGACGCCGACTGCCTCACAATTTTTCGATGCTCCAGAAGAGTCTCTTCCTTCCAAGTTTATCGCTACCGTCGGTAGGGAAGAGACTGGCCGCAAGCTTAGAAAGACTCTTGCTGAACTCGGTTCGCTAGGCAAGGAAGTGGATATCAGAGCAGGCGAGGGAAACGTTCAAGCTGCCAGCAGAGCGGATGTCATTTTGGTTTGTTCAAAGCCAAACATTGTTAAACCAATTTTAGCCGAGGACGGAATGGATGTGGCATTGGACGGGAAGTTGGTTATTTCAATCTGTGCTGGTGTTACTATCCAGCAGCTAAAAGGCTGGGTGCCCGAGAGCACCAGAGTCGTGAGAGCTATGCCCAACACTCCTTGCAAGGTGCGTCCAGATCAAGTCTCTAATGCATGCCGTTTGTTGACCATGGCGAAGATCCGAGAAGGCATGACAGTCGTTACCCCCGTTGCCGATGCTCTGTCTCGTACCCTTATTCTCAATATCTTTACATCTTGTGGACGATGCCGTTTCCTCGATGAAAAGCATTTCGATGCATGTACAGCTCTTGCAGGATCTGGACCAGCCTTTGTTGCTCTCGTATTGGAGGCCATGACTGATGGAGGTGTCATGATGGGATTACCAAGATCAGAGGCTGTCGAGTTGGCTGCTCAGAGTGAGTTTGAGCTTCATATGTTGTAGCGGAAGAGATGACGTTTGCAGCTTTGCAAGGAACTGGAAGAATGGCTCTCTATGCTGGGTTACATCCCGCTCAACTCAAAGACAGTGTCACTAGTCAGTCCATAGTCAGGATATGAGATCAAGTATTGATGACTTGCCTATGTAGCTCCTGGAGGTTGTACTATCGCTGGACTTCTCACACTTGAAGACGGCAAGGTACGATCGACAATGGCGAGAGCTATACAAGTAGCTACCAACCAGTGAGTCTGTCCAATTCGGCGCTGAGAGCAAATGGTTAATGGCCGTGTAGCGCTGCCGGACTAGgacaagacaaaaagtAGTGCTGAAGCAAATCCTACAAACAACATCGACATATAATTGTATGCATTGGCGTGGACGACAGCATGTTTCCATCCACAACAGAGGACAGAGCAACACTCAATCCCTGCCTTTGAACAGCCTCATCGCTAACATCTTCCAACCCTTGTGCCAACCACACATCAAGAGTTTGTGCCGAGTTTATTAGCATATCTGTTTCACATGCTAGCCACTCTCGTCTTCACGTTTCAACGACTCCTCAATACACCAGTCTGGTTAGAGATCTCTTCATCGCAAACCATCATTAACTATCCTGCCCGTGAATGGCTCTACTCAGGCTATGTTGTGTCATGCTGACAATGCATACACCAAAACCTTGCCATACGCCGTTAACTCCGCCCAGTATCGTTCCACCTCTCGCCGTAAAAGCGATGCCAACGCTCGCCATAAAACATCAACAACACTCAAAAAACAGTTGTAAACAAAGTCTGTTACATTTagaaaaagtggaggttcCCGCTTCGGGACCGGACAATGCTTGGCATTGCTCGGCTTTTGACTCAAACGGCTTCCTTTTTTTGCCACGTCACCTTTCCGGCGCCCAGGAGGCAATTCATGCACaaagtatatatatgttgaGTGGCTAATGACGTCATTTTCTGTATGCTTACAAATGCTAGACTCGGGGACGGGTATGGGAAACGGCCGCCGCCGTTCCCGTCCCTGAGTTGTCACAAGGATCCGAAACATGGCCGACGGTCTTCTTACCGCCTTATTTAAATTTGTTTCTCgttccatctttctttctttctttctttttctttcaattttcATATAATCTCAAACCAGGCTTCATTGGCGGACCGCCTTAATCACAGGAAACAGCCAAGCAGAATTGCTGCAGCTTTGGCAACTTTGAAATTTTAATATTGGCTTCCCGTCTTTGTATCTCTGTTAGTCCAACTTACTCTATACAGAAAAACATGGCGGCCAAAGGTGTCCCCACGGATTCCACGAATTTGGGCGCGCCACTCACAACTGTCTCTCAAAATCCAAGCGCGGGAGTAGATCAACATATCATGTCTGGCCAATCCCCTGCTGCCGCTTATAACGATGAACGCCGATCGTCAACAGGCAATACACTTGCGGGTGAAGAAGGTAGTACCGGTTCGTCAAAAGAGAAGCGCTTGTCTTCACACTCTGCGGAGGATGTCGTAGCTGAGCTGGAACCTCATCATGTCTCTGTTCACCGGGGCAAGGAAGAGTTTGCAGCTCTCGAGCGAAAGTATTCCGcactttctcaaaaatcTCAAGATCTCCATCGTCCTACTACCCGTCACTCTATTCGATCCAGCTTTTCTCACAGAGACCGTGCAATCTCCCGCATCACACAAGACGATGCTGAACagcaaaaggagaaagacgGTGAATTCCATCTGGCTGATGTTCTCCGAGCGACCCGAGAAGGTGAGGATGAGGCTGATATCAAACCCAAGGCTGTTGGCGTTGTTTGGGAGGACCTCGAAGTTATCGGCGCTGGCGGTATGAAAATCAACATTCGAAACTTTTCGTCGGCCATCATGGAGCAGTTTATGATGCCAGTCATCAAA from Cryptococcus depauperatus CBS 7841 chromosome 6, complete sequence carries:
- a CDS encoding pyrroline-5-carboxylate reductase; protein product: MGYTLAVIGCGTMGVAILSGVFSSLETRATLPSSSNPSLEPSSGISTPTASQFFDAPEESLPSKFIATVGREETGRKLRKTLAELGSLGKEVDIRAGEGNVQAASRADVILVCSKPNIVKPILAEDGMDVALDGKLVISICAGVTIQQLKGWVPESTRVVRAMPNTPCKIREGMTVVTPVADALSRTLILNIFTSCGRCRFLDEKHFDACTALAGSGPAFVALVLEAMTDGGVMMGLPRSEAVELAAQTLQGTGRMALYAGLHPAQLKDSVTTPGGCTIAGLLTLEDGKVRSTMARAIQVATNHAAGLGQDKK